One genomic segment of Huiozyma naganishii CBS 8797 chromosome 8, complete genome includes these proteins:
- the TVP15 gene encoding Tvp15p (similar to Saccharomyces cerevisiae TVP15 (YDR100W); ancestral locus Anc_8.244) produces the protein MQTSASEFKIIDISIGTVALLASLTQLSYIIKSFNVFLQGVIAALLSVLIIQVQFKVPPKLYQYASFYFSFLGRGLLQILLATLVAHGGVLKYIAAVLLFFSGIVFIFCHFAPFIEEPELFRLNNGNGLSVGDDQFDGGDDDDEVI, from the coding sequence ATGCAGACCTCCGCTTCCGAATTCAAAATCATCGATATCTCAATTGGCACGGTCGCACTCCTGGCGTCCCTGACCCAATTATCGTACATAATCAAAAGCTTCAATGTCTTTCTCCAGGGGGTAATTGCAGCCCTACTGTCCGTGCTGATCATTCAAGTCCAGTTCAAAGTGCCCCCCAAACTGTACCAGTACGCGTCCTTCTACTTCAGCTTTCTCGGGAGGGGACTCCTCCAAATACTGCTGGCCACACTAGTCGCACATGGTGGTGTGCTCAAATACATTGCGGCGgtcctccttttcttcagcGGGATCGTGTTCATCTTTTGCCATTTCGCTCCCTTCATCGAAGAACCAGAACTGTTCAGACTCAATAACGGGAACGGGCTGTCCGTTGGAGACGACCAATTCGACGGCGgcgacgatgatgacgaggtGATCTGA